In Candidatus Promineifilum breve, one genomic interval encodes:
- a CDS encoding energy-coupling factor transporter transmembrane component T family protein — translation MSKAFSLYVPRESGMHRLHPLTKLVLVIFCLVLGLFLPGVWLTYAAFALLLLPLAAWAGIVPQFLKAVFKTALPIVISLFLVQGLFWPNGTPIFTLGPLSLKQEGVAFATRSAGRFIMIVGSFLLLTFTTRPDGLMLALTQRGVPNSIAYVILATMQIVPRFQAKANTILDAQRSRGLETEGNLLVRLRALLPLIQPLLLGSIVDIEERAIALEVRAFGRGGPKTSLLVLHDTGGQRLLRWLLILAALAVIGWRLTLWLAPRLAA, via the coding sequence ATGAGCAAGGCGTTCAGCCTCTACGTCCCGCGTGAGAGTGGGATGCACCGTCTGCATCCCCTGACCAAATTGGTCTTGGTGATCTTCTGTCTGGTGCTCGGTCTATTCCTGCCGGGGGTCTGGCTGACGTATGCGGCCTTTGCTCTGCTTCTCCTGCCCCTGGCGGCCTGGGCCGGCATCGTGCCCCAATTTCTGAAGGCCGTCTTCAAGACCGCCCTGCCCATCGTCATCTCCCTGTTTCTGGTGCAGGGCTTGTTCTGGCCCAACGGCACGCCGATTTTCACGCTGGGGCCGCTGTCGCTGAAGCAGGAAGGCGTCGCCTTCGCCACGCGCAGCGCCGGCCGTTTCATCATGATCGTCGGCAGCTTTCTCCTGCTGACCTTCACCACCCGGCCCGACGGCCTGATGCTGGCCCTCACCCAGCGCGGCGTGCCCAACAGCATCGCCTACGTCATCCTGGCAACGATGCAGATCGTCCCCCGCTTCCAGGCCAAAGCCAACACCATCCTCGACGCCCAACGCTCGCGCGGCCTGGAGACGGAGGGTAATCTGCTGGTGCGCCTGCGCGCCCTGTTGCCGCTCATCCAGCCGCTCTTGCTGGGCAGCATCGTCGACATCGAGGAGCGGGCCATCGCCCTGGAGGTGCGGGCCTTCGGCCGCGGCGGCCCCAAGACCAGCCTGCTCGTGCTGCATGACACCGGCGGCCAACGCCTGTTGCGCTGGTTGCTCATTCTGGCCGCCCTGGCCGTCATCGGCTGGCGGCTCACCCTGTGGCTGGCGCCGAGGTTGGCCGCATGA
- a CDS encoding ECF transporter S component, with translation MERLRRDFNTITLVMIPVAIAINIAIGTIVFNLKVPLYLDSIGTIFVGALAGPFAGALTGALTNIVWGLSGINPFYTPYWITSLFVGLLAGIFSRFGWFKVWWRAIIAGVVTGLIAALISAPIFTYVSGGVTGSGTDVITAVFRNAGFGILPSAFAQGVSSDPLDKAISFFVVWGVIQALPLRFLDRFSRAEDVR, from the coding sequence ATGGAACGTTTGCGGCGCGACTTCAATACCATCACCCTGGTCATGATCCCGGTGGCTATTGCCATCAACATCGCTATCGGCACGATCGTCTTCAATCTAAAAGTACCCCTCTACCTGGACTCAATCGGCACTATTTTTGTCGGCGCGTTGGCCGGGCCGTTCGCCGGCGCGCTGACCGGCGCGCTGACCAATATCGTGTGGGGCCTCAGCGGCATCAACCCGTTCTACACCCCCTACTGGATCACCTCGCTGTTCGTCGGCTTGTTGGCCGGCATCTTCTCGCGCTTCGGTTGGTTCAAGGTGTGGTGGCGGGCCATCATCGCCGGCGTCGTCACCGGCCTTATCGCCGCGCTCATCTCCGCGCCCATCTTCACCTACGTCTCCGGCGGCGTCACCGGCTCCGGCACCGACGTCATCACTGCCGTCTTCCGCAACGCGGGGTTTGGAATTTTGCCCTCGGCCTTCGCCCAGGGCGTCTCGTCCGACCCGCTCGACAAGGCCATCTCCTTCTTCGTGGTCTGGGGCGTCATTCAGGCGCTGCCGCTGCGCTTTCTGGATCGTTTCTCGCGCGCCGAAGACGTGCGTTAG
- a CDS encoding carbohydrate kinase family protein, translating into MVIILGDILADYAIRVEKLEIQPKDLQRVGYLALGPGGACNVAIMAAHLGLPVCTLGEVGGDLFGEIVLEGLAAEGVDVSRVIVTPDAQTPVANVLVDERGEPAYLGFPGSLKVLSLPPEWPPLIAAAEALYADGWVDQPGQAGVILDALRAAREADVPSFFDPGPGNPKIDNNWHGEAAGLAAVLLATEEEARRLSGEADPVNSARVLLSRGCRLVVIKRGMAGCFLLTADDLHIAPGLPVVARDATGAGDSLAAAVMYGYLRRFNLQALGDLGNATGAAKVLKLGTGHNMPTIAEVNTMLRRFGSEVSLDVKSAAASA; encoded by the coding sequence ATGGTCATCATCCTCGGAGACATCCTGGCCGACTACGCCATTCGCGTGGAAAAACTGGAGATTCAGCCCAAGGACTTGCAGCGGGTTGGCTATCTGGCCCTGGGGCCGGGCGGGGCGTGCAACGTCGCCATCATGGCCGCCCATCTGGGGCTGCCTGTCTGCACGTTAGGCGAGGTCGGCGGCGACCTGTTCGGCGAGATCGTCCTGGAGGGGCTGGCCGCCGAGGGAGTTGACGTCTCGCGGGTCATCGTGACCCCCGACGCGCAAACGCCGGTGGCCAACGTCCTGGTCGACGAGCGCGGCGAGCCGGCCTATCTGGGCTTTCCCGGCAGCCTGAAGGTGTTGAGCCTGCCGCCGGAGTGGCCGCCGCTCATCGCCGCGGCCGAGGCGCTCTATGCCGACGGCTGGGTCGATCAGCCGGGCCAGGCCGGGGTGATCCTGGACGCACTGCGCGCCGCCCGCGAGGCCGATGTGCCCTCCTTTTTCGATCCCGGCCCCGGCAACCCCAAGATCGATAACAACTGGCACGGCGAGGCCGCCGGGCTGGCCGCCGTGCTGCTGGCGACGGAGGAAGAGGCCCGCCGCCTGTCGGGCGAGGCCGATCCGGTGAACTCGGCCCGCGTGCTGCTGTCGCGCGGCTGCCGGCTGGTGGTCATCAAACGCGGCATGGCCGGCTGCTTCCTGCTGACGGCCGACGACCTCCACATCGCGCCGGGGCTGCCGGTGGTGGCCCGCGACGCCACCGGGGCGGGCGATAGTCTGGCCGCGGCCGTCATGTATGGCTATCTGCGCCGGTTCAATTTGCAGGCGCTGGGCGACCTGGGCAACGCCACCGGCGCGGCCAAGGTGCTGAAGCTGGGCACGGGGCACAACATGCCCACGATTGCCGAGGTCAACACGATGCTGCGCCGTTTCGGCTCCGAGGTGTCGCTGGATGTGAAGTCGGCCGCCGCGTCCGCCTGA
- a CDS encoding protein phosphatase 2C domain-containing protein translates to MEATVPLEAAWRTDPGLVRGHNEDFVIVYEPETADDRRRHGSLYIVADGVGGADAGEVASQYASERALHHYLAGDGENWGARLIEAMQAANTDLRRLAADRDDSRRMATTMVATVVQAGRAYIGNVGDSRAYLRHDGTLAQVTRDQSLVARLVEEGALTPEEAVRYPYKNVILYSLGSEKRPPIDLFEVELGEGDLLLLCSDGLIRHVDDGEISDLLGRELPEAAAERLVALARERGGEDNITVAVVQHGARPVAMPVIAAPLAEDETLTRTAAHPRPVPVASPAPAPRRPAPVAAVAPHLWPLVFLLTAVMVVLIFLLWFFIQQTLSL, encoded by the coding sequence ATGGAAGCCACCGTCCCCCTTGAGGCCGCCTGGCGCACCGATCCCGGATTGGTGCGGGGCCATAACGAGGATTTTGTCATCGTCTACGAGCCGGAGACGGCCGACGACCGCCGCCGCCACGGCAGCCTCTACATCGTGGCCGACGGCGTGGGCGGGGCCGACGCGGGCGAAGTCGCCAGCCAGTACGCCAGCGAGCGCGCCCTCCATCACTATCTGGCCGGCGACGGCGAGAACTGGGGCGCGCGGCTCATCGAGGCCATGCAGGCGGCCAATACTGACTTGCGCCGCCTGGCCGCCGACCGCGACGACAGCCGCCGCATGGCGACGACGATGGTGGCGACCGTGGTGCAGGCCGGGCGGGCCTACATCGGCAACGTCGGCGACAGCCGCGCCTATCTGCGCCACGACGGCACGCTGGCCCAGGTGACCCGCGACCAGAGCTTGGTGGCCCGTCTCGTGGAAGAGGGCGCGCTGACGCCCGAGGAAGCCGTCCGCTACCCGTATAAGAACGTCATCCTCTACAGCCTGGGGTCGGAGAAACGGCCGCCCATCGATCTATTCGAGGTGGAATTGGGCGAGGGGGATCTGCTGCTGCTCTGTTCCGACGGGCTGATCCGCCACGTGGACGATGGGGAGATCAGCGATCTCCTGGGGCGAGAACTGCCCGAGGCGGCGGCCGAGCGGTTGGTGGCCCTGGCGCGCGAGCGCGGCGGCGAGGACAACATCACCGTGGCCGTCGTGCAGCACGGCGCGCGGCCGGTGGCGATGCCGGTCATCGCGGCGCCGCTTGCCGAAGACGAGACGCTAACCCGCACCGCCGCCCACCCCCGGCCGGTGCCGGTCGCGTCGCCCGCGCCGGCCCCGCGCCGCCCGGCTCCGGTGGCCGCCGTTGCGCCGCATCTGTGGCCGCTGGTGTTCTTGCTGACAGCGGTCATGGTTGTCCTTATCTTTTTGCTGTGGTTTTTTATCCAACAGACGCTCTCTCTCTGA
- a CDS encoding FHA domain-containing protein, producing the protein MRYAIRRISPLGALLYGLLLGLGAWIVPGALLGWLARAAILRAREWLDGFQLALPLPLPGDVTIDLTGALPLADTQARLAALAAQEWALVIAIALGTAAAGMLLTGLAAFLGALVYNLFAAVLGGVEVTLNGLDVAPRAVPKSAPPPPRPVAAPPPRPAPAPITPRPKPETAGAPRPAPAAWLVAAGDGGERLILRGDVTRIGSAPENDLVLPGLAPQHAEIRRESGRYLIYDLGSRRTWVNDVQVAAVHMLKDGFRLQLGQAEYAVHIAMNQTPTEER; encoded by the coding sequence ATGCGCTACGCGATTCGGCGGATTAGCCCCCTGGGGGCGTTGCTCTACGGCTTATTGCTCGGCCTGGGTGCCTGGATCGTGCCCGGCGCGTTGCTGGGTTGGCTGGCGCGGGCGGCCATCCTGCGGGCGCGGGAGTGGCTGGACGGTTTCCAACTGGCCCTGCCCTTGCCGCTGCCGGGGGACGTGACCATCGACCTGACCGGGGCGCTGCCGCTGGCCGATACGCAGGCCCGATTGGCGGCGCTGGCCGCGCAGGAGTGGGCGCTGGTCATCGCCATTGCCCTGGGCACGGCCGCCGCAGGGATGCTGCTGACCGGCCTGGCCGCTTTCCTGGGGGCGTTGGTCTATAACCTCTTCGCCGCCGTCTTGGGCGGGGTGGAGGTGACGCTGAATGGTCTGGATGTTGCCCCCCGTGCCGTGCCCAAATCGGCTCCACCCCCGCCGCGCCCGGTGGCCGCGCCCCCACCCCGGCCGGCCCCCGCGCCCATCACGCCCCGCCCCAAGCCCGAAACGGCCGGCGCGCCCCGTCCCGCGCCCGCCGCCTGGCTGGTCGCGGCCGGCGACGGCGGCGAACGGCTGATCTTGCGCGGCGACGTCACCCGCATCGGCAGCGCGCCGGAGAACGACCTGGTGCTGCCCGGCCTCGCGCCGCAACACGCCGAGATCCGCCGCGAAAGCGGCCGCTATCTCATCTACGACCTCGGCAGCCGCCGCACGTGGGTCAATGACGTGCAGGTGGCCGCCGTCCACATGCTCAAGGACGGCTTCCGGTTGCAATTGGGCCAGGCAGAGTATGCCGTCCACATCGCCATGAATCAGACCCCGACGGAGGAAAGATGA
- a CDS encoding sulfite exporter TauE/SafE family protein, whose product MILVALIVLLAALVQGVMGFGGALIAMPLLAALLGIKIAVPAFAIIGLVATFFNSVRLRRHVTAGDLIQLGLPALLGIPLGVWLLARVDEALVTRALGVVLLAYAVYGLSGLALPPLRHRAWAFVFGFTSGILTGAYNTGGPPVVVYGVAREWSADRFRANLQTFFLLSSLFVVALHGLAGHLTLPVWQYALVSLPALLVGQLIGARLCRYLDAALFKKIVLLFLALVGVSLLI is encoded by the coding sequence GTGATTCTCGTCGCGCTGATTGTGCTGCTGGCCGCCCTGGTGCAAGGCGTGATGGGCTTCGGCGGCGCGCTAATCGCCATGCCGTTGCTGGCGGCGCTGCTGGGCATCAAGATCGCCGTGCCCGCCTTCGCCATCATCGGCCTGGTGGCGACTTTCTTCAATTCCGTGCGCCTGCGCCGCCATGTGACGGCCGGCGACCTCATCCAGTTGGGGCTGCCCGCCCTGCTGGGTATCCCGCTGGGCGTGTGGTTGCTGGCGCGCGTCGATGAGGCGCTGGTCACCCGCGCCTTGGGCGTGGTGCTATTGGCCTATGCCGTCTATGGGCTGTCGGGGTTGGCCTTGCCGCCGTTGCGCCATCGCGCCTGGGCCTTCGTCTTCGGCTTCACGTCGGGCATCCTGACCGGGGCCTACAATACCGGCGGCCCGCCGGTGGTGGTTTACGGCGTGGCCCGCGAGTGGTCGGCCGACCGCTTCCGGGCCAATCTCCAGACCTTCTTCCTGCTGAGCAGCCTCTTTGTCGTGGCGCTCCACGGCCTGGCCGGCCATCTGACCCTTCCGGTTTGGCAATATGCGCTGGTGTCGTTGCCGGCCTTGCTAGTGGGGCAACTGATCGGCGCGCGCCTTTGCCGCTATCTGGACGCCGCGCTGTTTAAGAAAATCGTGCTACTGTTCCTGGCTCTGGTCGGCGTCAGCTTGCTGATCTGA
- a CDS encoding trans-sulfuration enzyme family protein, which yields MQPKQPTEQPHIETQLIRRRTAAGPHREQVTPLYMASGFTFPDAATARAVYAGEQPGYVYSRWEHPNGDELIDRLCALEGADAGIAMASGMAALFTALAGLLNSGDHVLAARSLFGATHLLLTTILPRWGISYTYADGEHIASWAEHFRPETRLCLVETPSNPGLGLVDLAALAELCRARGVTLVVDNTFATPILQRPIALGADLVVHSTTKFLDGQGRTIGGVALGDALLIKELTHFARQTGPSLSPFNAWLLSQALETLPLRMARHCQNALALAAWLETQPGIATVCYPFLPSHPQYELARRQMSAGGGLVAFELAGGLAAGRCFLDALGMSDIVANLGDARTTATHPASTTHSGLSEDERRATGITPGLIRVSVGLEHIDDIIADVAQALEVTADRG from the coding sequence ATGCAACCGAAGCAACCAACGGAACAACCCCACATCGAAACGCAACTCATTCGCCGGCGCACGGCCGCCGGGCCACACCGCGAGCAGGTGACGCCGCTCTACATGGCCTCCGGCTTCACCTTCCCCGACGCGGCCACGGCGCGGGCCGTCTATGCCGGGGAGCAACCGGGCTACGTCTACAGCCGCTGGGAGCATCCCAACGGCGACGAATTGATCGACCGGCTGTGTGCCCTGGAAGGGGCCGATGCGGGCATCGCCATGGCCTCGGGCATGGCCGCGCTGTTCACCGCGCTGGCCGGGCTGCTCAATAGTGGCGACCACGTGCTGGCCGCCCGCTCCCTGTTCGGGGCGACTCATCTGCTCCTGACGACCATCCTGCCCCGCTGGGGAATCAGCTACACCTATGCCGACGGCGAACACATCGCCAGCTGGGCCGAGCATTTCCGGCCGGAGACGCGGCTGTGTCTGGTCGAAACGCCGTCGAATCCGGGGCTGGGCCTGGTCGATCTGGCCGCGCTGGCCGAATTGTGCCGGGCGCGGGGCGTCACTCTGGTGGTCGATAACACTTTCGCCACGCCCATCTTGCAGCGGCCCATCGCCCTGGGGGCCGATCTCGTCGTCCATTCGACAACCAAGTTTCTGGACGGCCAGGGGCGCACCATCGGCGGCGTGGCGCTGGGCGACGCGCTGCTGATCAAGGAACTGACCCACTTCGCCCGCCAGACGGGGCCGAGCCTGTCGCCGTTCAATGCCTGGCTGCTGAGTCAGGCGCTGGAGACGTTGCCGCTGCGCATGGCCCGCCACTGCCAGAACGCGCTGGCTCTGGCCGCGTGGCTGGAAACGCAGCCGGGCATCGCCACCGTCTGCTATCCCTTCCTGCCGTCCCATCCCCAGTACGAACTGGCGCGGCGGCAGATGAGCGCCGGGGGCGGGCTGGTGGCCTTCGAGTTGGCCGGGGGGCTGGCCGCCGGGCGGTGCTTTCTCGACGCGCTGGGCATGAGCGACATCGTCGCCAACCTGGGCGACGCGCGCACCACCGCCACCCACCCGGCCAGCACCACCCACAGCGGCCTGAGCGAGGACGAGCGGCGGGCCACCGGCATCACGCCCGGCCTGATCCGCGTCTCCGTCGGCCTGGAACATATCGATGACATCATTGCCGACGTGGCCCAAGCCCTGGAAGTGACCGCTGACCGCGGATAG
- a CDS encoding RibD family protein gives MTTDTIWQLYPLPTQEVALEGLYLGHDLRRHSAQLGRPFVYTNYVTSIDGRIAIPRPEGQGMMVPKETANDRDWRLFQELAVQADVIISSGRYLRDYAEGKAQEILRVYDEPRFADLGRWRAERGLPDYPDLAIVSGSLDFPVPPFLTEGGRRVTVITPAAADAARRGKLEKEGARVVEAGRSDVTGAAAIAALGELGYRTIYMATGPRVHHLLLADNALDRLYTTVAHRLLGGQPFSSLVEGDLLRPAVGMRLNCLYFDPHALDGLGQQFVCYER, from the coding sequence ATGACCACCGACACCATCTGGCAACTCTATCCGTTGCCCACCCAGGAGGTCGCGTTGGAGGGCCTCTATCTGGGCCACGACCTCCGCCGCCACAGCGCGCAATTGGGCCGGCCGTTCGTCTACACCAATTACGTCACCAGCATCGACGGCCGCATCGCCATCCCCCGGCCGGAGGGCCAGGGCATGATGGTGCCCAAGGAGACCGCCAACGACCGCGATTGGCGGCTGTTCCAGGAACTGGCCGTGCAGGCCGACGTCATCATCAGCAGCGGGCGCTATCTGCGGGACTATGCCGAGGGCAAGGCGCAGGAGATCTTGCGCGTCTACGACGAGCCGCGCTTCGCCGACCTCGGCCGCTGGCGGGCCGAGCGCGGGCTGCCCGATTATCCTGACCTGGCAATCGTCAGCGGCAGCCTCGATTTCCCCGTCCCGCCGTTTCTGACGGAAGGCGGCCGGCGTGTGACCGTCATCACCCCCGCCGCGGCCGACGCCGCGCGGCGGGGCAAACTGGAAAAAGAAGGCGCGCGGGTGGTGGAGGCCGGGCGGAGCGACGTCACCGGCGCGGCGGCCATCGCCGCCCTGGGCGAACTGGGCTACCGGACGATCTACATGGCGACCGGGCCGCGCGTCCATCACCTGTTGCTGGCCGACAACGCCCTCGACCGCCTCTATACCACCGTCGCCCATCGCCTGCTGGGCGGGCAACCATTCAGCAGTCTGGTGGAAGGCGACTTGCTGCGCCCGGCGGTCGGCATGCGCCTCAATTGCTTATACTTTGATCCGCACGCGCTCGATGGTCTGGGGCAGCAATTCGTCTGCTACGAGCGGTGA
- a CDS encoding energy-coupling factor ABC transporter ATP-binding protein translates to MIRLTNVTYSYPRATVPALNDITLEVPAGQFCAVIGANGAGKSTLCAALAGFVPHFYRGQLTGKLEVAGIDVAASSLAQMAGTVGLVFSNPFNQITGARFSVREEVAFGLENMGVPLDEMATRIDAMLRFAGLAEMADRSPYALSGGQQQRLAIASVLVMRPQVVVLDEPTSQLDPIGSKEVFTVLRDLAATDAATVFLAEQKLEWVAAFADRVLVLHEGRLVADGLPGDVLASPDLSQYGLEPTRYTQAARAAQAAGLPFTAANLPVTLEEAVEYFR, encoded by the coding sequence ATGATTCGCCTGACCAACGTCACCTATTCCTATCCGCGGGCCACCGTCCCGGCGCTCAATGACATCACATTGGAAGTCCCCGCCGGGCAATTCTGCGCCGTCATCGGGGCCAACGGCGCGGGCAAATCGACGCTGTGCGCCGCGCTGGCCGGGTTCGTGCCCCACTTCTACCGCGGCCAACTGACGGGCAAATTAGAAGTGGCCGGCATCGACGTGGCCGCGTCGTCGCTGGCCCAGATGGCCGGCACCGTGGGCCTGGTCTTCTCCAATCCGTTCAACCAGATCACCGGCGCGCGCTTCAGTGTGCGCGAGGAAGTGGCCTTCGGGCTGGAGAACATGGGCGTGCCCCTGGACGAGATGGCGACGCGCATCGACGCCATGCTGCGCTTCGCCGGGCTGGCCGAGATGGCCGACCGCTCGCCCTACGCCCTGTCCGGCGGCCAGCAGCAACGGCTGGCTATCGCCTCGGTGCTGGTCATGCGCCCGCAGGTCGTCGTCCTCGATGAACCGACGTCGCAACTCGATCCCATCGGCAGCAAAGAGGTCTTCACCGTGCTGCGCGATCTGGCGGCCACCGACGCGGCGACCGTCTTTCTGGCCGAGCAAAAGCTGGAGTGGGTGGCCGCCTTCGCCGACCGAGTGCTGGTGCTCCACGAGGGGCGGCTGGTGGCCGACGGCCTGCCCGGCGACGTGCTGGCCTCGCCCGACCTGAGCCAATACGGTCTGGAGCCGACGCGCTACACCCAGGCCGCCCGCGCCGCCCAGGCCGCCGGGCTACCCTTCACCGCCGCCAATCTACCCGTCACGCTCGAAGAAGCGGTGGAGTATTTTCGATGA
- a CDS encoding ribonuclease J, which translates to MTNVLRILPLGGLGEIGKNMTAIEYGDDILIVDAGVMFPENDMLGIDLIIPDYHYLMEGDRLSKVRAILITHGHEDHIGALPHLVDDIVAPIYGTPLTLGLIENKLRESKHLHEVELISFRAGEVLQIGPFKVEPFHVAHSIPDCVGFGITTPAGLIVHTGDYKFDHTPIDGWPPDFAKLAEFSQRGVLALLADSTNADRPGWTESEMDLLKGFEDVFRHAPGRIIVATFASLISRVQIAAASAIKFNRKMAIAGRSMRDAVKIARKLGYLELPDDLLVDLGVAVKMPANEVIIMVTGSQGEPSAVLGRLARGQHNQLSIQEGDTVIFSAHPIPGNEELIYRTINQLYRRGATVLYDRIAKIHVSGHASREEMKLLINLIRPLFLIPIHGELRHLKLHAEMGKALGIPDERIAVVENGTPIDLTPYSMTVRDRLPGGYVFVDGAGVGDIGWAEVRDRDRLAQAGYFFAVVHATGRGEMIGKPQMSTRGLINEKEQDDLLKGAEETIVRVVREAAAAGRELTAGQVEAALNRYIYDETRKRPVIEVVVV; encoded by the coding sequence ATGACAAACGTATTACGTATTCTACCCCTTGGTGGGTTAGGTGAGATCGGCAAAAACATGACCGCCATCGAGTATGGGGACGACATCCTCATCGTCGACGCGGGCGTGATGTTCCCCGAGAATGATATGCTCGGCATCGATCTCATCATCCCCGACTATCATTATCTGATGGAAGGCGACCGGCTATCCAAAGTCCGCGCCATCCTGATCACCCACGGCCATGAGGATCACATCGGCGCATTGCCGCACCTCGTGGACGACATCGTAGCCCCGATCTATGGCACGCCGCTGACGCTGGGCCTGATCGAGAACAAGCTGCGCGAATCCAAGCATCTGCACGAGGTGGAACTCATCTCGTTCCGCGCCGGCGAAGTGTTGCAGATCGGCCCGTTCAAAGTGGAGCCGTTCCACGTGGCCCACAGCATCCCCGATTGCGTGGGCTTCGGCATCACCACCCCGGCCGGCCTCATCGTCCACACCGGCGACTACAAATTCGACCACACGCCTATCGACGGCTGGCCGCCCGACTTCGCCAAGCTGGCCGAATTCTCGCAGCGCGGCGTGCTGGCCCTGCTGGCCGACAGCACCAACGCCGACCGCCCCGGCTGGACGGAATCGGAGATGGATCTGCTGAAGGGCTTCGAGGACGTGTTCCGCCATGCCCCCGGCCGCATTATCGTGGCGACGTTCGCCTCGCTCATCTCGCGGGTGCAGATCGCCGCCGCCTCGGCTATCAAATTCAACCGCAAGATGGCGATTGCCGGGCGTTCGATGCGCGACGCGGTGAAGATCGCCCGCAAGTTGGGCTATCTGGAACTGCCCGATGATTTATTGGTCGATCTGGGCGTGGCGGTGAAGATGCCGGCCAATGAGGTCATCATCATGGTCACCGGGTCGCAGGGCGAGCCGTCGGCCGTGTTGGGCCGCCTGGCCCGCGGCCAGCACAACCAGTTGAGCATCCAGGAAGGCGACACGGTCATTTTCTCCGCCCATCCCATTCCGGGCAACGAGGAGTTGATCTATCGCACCATCAACCAGCTCTACCGGCGCGGGGCGACCGTGCTCTACGACCGCATCGCCAAAATCCACGTCTCCGGCCACGCCAGCCGCGAGGAGATGAAGCTGCTCATCAATCTCATCCGGCCGCTGTTTCTCATCCCCATCCATGGCGAACTGCGCCATCTGAAGCTGCACGCCGAGATGGGCAAGGCGCTGGGTATCCCCGATGAGCGCATCGCCGTGGTTGAGAACGGCACGCCCATCGACCTGACCCCTTATAGCATGACCGTGCGCGACCGGCTGCCGGGTGGCTACGTCTTCGTCGATGGCGCGGGCGTGGGTGACATCGGCTGGGCCGAGGTGCGCGACCGCGACCGGCTGGCTCAGGCGGGCTACTTCTTCGCCGTCGTCCATGCCACCGGCCGCGGCGAAATGATCGGCAAGCCGCAGATGAGCACGCGCGGCCTGATCAACGAGAAGGAACAGGACGATCTGTTGAAGGGGGCCGAAGAGACCATCGTTCGCGTCGTCCGCGAGGCCGCCGCCGCCGGGCGCGAGCTGACCGCCGGACAGGTGGAAGCGGCGCTCAACCGCTATATCTATGATGAGACGCGCAAACGGCCGGTGATTGAGGTTGTGGTTGTTTGA
- a CDS encoding energy-coupling factor ABC transporter ATP-binding protein, which yields MNLALEDVSFTYPGGAEALRGVSLRIAAGEAVAIVGENGAGKTTLVKQLNGLLKPSRGRVTVGEWDTREHTVAKMAARVGFVFQNPDDQIVERSVGEEVAFGPRKLGQSPADVAANTAAALAMVGLSAEEKTHPYDLTAPQRKLVTLASVLAMRTPCVIFDEPTMGQDARGVALIGGIVERLKAEGRTLINITHDIDFCAAHFERVIAMADGRVLADGPAADVLARADLLATTNVEPPQLVRLAQALALPAAPLTVEAFVQALQARDQ from the coding sequence ATGAATCTGGCCCTGGAAGACGTTAGCTTCACCTATCCCGGCGGGGCCGAGGCCCTGCGCGGCGTCTCGCTGCGCATCGCCGCGGGCGAGGCCGTGGCCATCGTCGGCGAGAACGGCGCGGGCAAGACGACGCTGGTGAAGCAACTCAACGGCCTGCTGAAGCCCAGCCGCGGCCGCGTCACCGTCGGTGAATGGGACACGCGCGAGCACACCGTCGCCAAAATGGCCGCCCGCGTCGGCTTCGTCTTCCAGAATCCCGACGATCAGATCGTGGAGCGCAGCGTGGGCGAGGAGGTCGCCTTCGGCCCGCGCAAGCTCGGCCAATCGCCGGCCGACGTGGCCGCCAACACGGCCGCTGCCCTGGCCATGGTCGGGCTGAGCGCCGAAGAGAAGACCCACCCCTATGACCTGACCGCGCCACAACGCAAGCTGGTGACGCTGGCCTCGGTGCTGGCGATGCGCACGCCGTGTGTCATCTTCGACGAGCCGACGATGGGCCAGGACGCGCGCGGCGTGGCCCTCATCGGCGGCATCGTGGAGCGCCTGAAGGCCGAGGGGCGCACGTTGATCAATATCACCCACGACATCGACTTCTGCGCCGCCCATTTCGAGCGCGTCATCGCCATGGCCGACGGCCGCGTGCTGGCCGATGGCCCGGCGGCCGACGTCCTGGCCCGCGCCGACCTGCTGGCGACGACCAACGTCGAGCCGCCGCAACTGGTGCGTCTGGCCCAGGCCCTCGCCCTGCCCGCCGCGCCACTGACAGTCGAAGCCTTTGTGCAGGCTCTACAAGCGCGTGATCAGTAG